In Haliotis asinina isolate JCU_RB_2024 chromosome 15, JCU_Hal_asi_v2, whole genome shotgun sequence, the sequence TGACCTAGTTCATCCTCAGTGCAGTTACAGTATtctaattttgtttcaaaaagcaTGTCCTTGACCATATTTACATAATCTTGATTATATagtaatgatgtatttaatttCCAACATCCACCACCCCGTTCCTTATGAAGTTCACTGGACACAGTAATTGCCGAATGATCAGATTTGTATCCTGGAAGTATGGAACAGTCACTTGTCATGTTTGCTAAATCTTGtgaaactgaaaagaaatcaagtctggactgttGTTTCGGTTTTTCTTCCACCATGTGTACTTTTTTACATCATAATTTCTTTCCCTCCAGATATCTATCAAATCAAATGGAtggggtttttttatattttttagtgACAACAAGATTATAAAAgacatttgaaaacataaaatataaagaaaaaGTGTCACCACAAGTCAAATCCATCCTGTACTAAAATAATAGACAATAAAAAAAGGCCACTGTTTCAATGTGTATAGGAAACACCTGCTATATCTTCTGTTGAGAAACACATACAAGAGAGAAATATACAAGAGGTGTCCAAAAACTAGGTCAGATAAGGGAGACTACTCCAATTCTGCTCAATTGAATAACCGTATCCGACGACTTTCACATGAATATATGTTTCAAAACTCAAGAATTACAGCCAACGATAACATTATGTTCTTATgtgcataaaaacaaacatatataaatatatatcacaaactCACGTTTTTAGACCCAAATGCAGACGGGCAGTGGAGTGGACTTGATAGTCTCTCGACACGATCAGTGCAAGTCACGTGATCGGTGACCAAATTACACATCGGTTTCTGGGCATATGATTCACATCCTCAAAATGCTAATCCTGCATAAATATGATATTCAGAAAAGATTTGATATTGATAATATTGATagagatatatatatgtaataaacATCATCTTCCTTTAAACAGGGACGTGAAGAGATTTTGGAGTTGATTGAGAAGACTCATGATCAGAGGATACTACTGACTGGATTTGAGAGGAAATTGACTCTGGCGTTTGagtagatattgcaggtgaaaaaatcagaggagcttctgatgtaatccacttcaagtcagtttgacagcttgcgATTGATTTTGTTATACTTGCTTCCGACGGTGTTTTAGttatggaagcatagctttctttaggttcagaactttggaccagttttttggcatctgcaaaactaatgtttcgggtgaattttagtttgttgatctccatgtgatacttctagacaggacattctttggaaaacgatgaatgggcaccagtgcagttcggacatttcacatatatatacatttctacgggttgtaaaacgtttgacatagaggacaccttgatccttgatctctgaggcgatgtcaagttctgacatgtcagcaaacaaacgttcacggtccctgacaattcctttgctcgtgttaagtgttGTGTGAGCCGAGATCGTTACTGGAAtaccgacaaaagatttagtactcataagattggtggcttgctgtctttttgcacactcaaccagaagggcaccggaacgtaatcgcctaatgTTTGTAACATCACCAGGgatgccttgtatacctttagctacggcaaaaggattcaacttcaaAGGAGGCTTGTCAATAttctcaacaacaagaaaacgtggccagtaatcaattgagttgggcagtcATCATCAGGGCTcaccacccaccatggagtatcacaaagacaatgctaaacgcaagtgggtctccgacttgcagcatcAAGGATACTCCGATtatatactctagcggaagaattataaatgaCTAAtccactagattggcccatgagccatcgccttctggcataagaatctaggcaaagttcatatgatcataattcagaataaaaaagttacaaatcaacagtagtgccaagaccgagtttgaaaacaattccaaatatcaaaattgtgcaatgacacatacacagtccatcCACAGGACTTGGCATGTCCAGCTCATTGGTtcaaccgggcccattcaagcacccgtctaggtgaagtcagggccaaattggtgtattgagcaataggaacaatggtcctgctcccatgccctcaaccaccaggatcccttcctccaccgacacagcgacgcaacccacggcaaacgggttggtggaccaaatatccccccgggtccacaacgggggtgttggcgagctctttgCGCTACCCAGcatccaccacgaggaggtggctcaccaCGGGTGCCGTATCTGTGCTACCTGAGGTAGGGGTCGAAGTGTCATCGCCTCTCACGCCGGTGCCGTGACGCTCATCCGGAGTGAGACAACCACCTGCATATTTTGGAGATTTTTTTGTCAGTATGACGTAGTGTAGGTGAAAGTGACATTGTCAGAATGCAAGTTTTGATGtaaagaacataaaacattttatgtatgGACTTAAATTTCAGAGGAGGCGGATGTTATGATTTtataatattgaaatgaaacgTTGTATGGAACATGATTTAATTGGCGAATCTAATAACAGTCATTCTCCCCAAAGTGCAAGTGTCATCATGCACTCGGCACGCTATTTTTAACCCATCGGATGTCAAGGTGTTTTTGTGACTCTCGTTTTGATCAGATCTGAAAAGTGAACTTTGTGTATCAAACACTTTCACGTGGTACTCACTCTACCTACGGCTATACCATCACATAGAAGGGTAATAAAGACCAGTCTTTTACTTTGGCGAATGGCGTTGCGcgtttcaaaaacatatttgcatttcaaaatatgtacCAAATAATATCGTGAATGGAGAATTCGTAATGTGTAAAGAATGACACGATATGTGAGGTAACTTATTTTAAAAGCAAATGTCTATATGTGCTTAATATATTATGATTTTTCAAAGTATCTCCGGCATTCAGGGGGTTAACACGTCTCGTGAATAGGTCGAGCTAACCGCAGGAAATGTGATCACCTCGTTGTGTCATCATGCACTCGGCACGATATCTTTAACCCCTCGGATGTCATGGTGTTTTTGTGACTCTCGTTTTGATCAGATCTGAAAAGTGAACTTTGTGTATTAAACACTTTCACGTGGTACTGACTCTACCTACGGCTATACCATCACATAGAAGGGTATAATAACACATTTCCTTCTTGTTCGTGCAAAAACATAATCCATATGAAACAAGACTGTGATAAGTATTGTCCAAACGTGTGGAGGGTGTAACAGTAAATATCTCCCTTCACTGTACACCGACAGAATTATAATGAGACGACCTTTCAACATCTAACGGGTACCGTGTCGggggaggacggtagtctggaaccgcgctcctattgctcaacacaccacttcggcccttacttcacctagacggatggtagaatcggcccgattctatcaatcggctggtcacgccaagccctgtgcatggtgactgtattttgcacattttaacTAATATTGGGTATTGGCCGTTtctatgtcaaatatatacactatttattgattgaactgcctagagtcctatgccagaaggcggtggctcatgggccaatctggcactATTGACCTACAGGTTCAAATTGTCATCAAATAAATGTAGGGTCTGAACCAACCTGACTTTTATTCTGTTTAGCAATAGTTGCTACCTGTGttgatattgcttgagtatAACATCCTTGTAGCCCTAGTGTTTGTCGTTGGTTTCCACTACAGCACTGTCCTCGATGACGGGTGGTGAGCAGGGATGTCGAATGTTTACCTTCAACATGGCATCCCCACAAATCACTGGTTCTCGGTACTCATCTAAAAGACGTCATATTGATATAGACACTATTtcgtcttctgatgatgaaagttctgttttaaatgtagagtcatggccacgatttctggttGTGGAAGGTGCTAAGGGTCTCCCGCTTAAGATAAACCCTTTTGTTGTCTCTAAGGCTGTGGAAGGAATAGGTGGCACTGTGCAAAATATTTCTCGTCTCCGTTCTGGCTctttgttggttgaatgtgCTAAAAGGCAGCAGTCACTAAATTTGCTCAAAGCAAACCATTTTGCTGAGATTGTTGTATATGTCCACAAGACATTAAATTCGTGTCGACGCATTGTTCGAGATCGTTCAAAATGtttgtctgacatgtcagaaggggagattGTGGCAGAACTCAAGACTCAAGGGGTGACAtccgtgaaacgtttcactagaaAAGTTAATGACAGGGTTATCCCTACTaccacctatctgtttacttttgcGCTATCCAAACTACCCAAAtccatcaaagctggatatcttAACACCGGTGTGGATACatatatcccaaatccactccgttgttttaaatgtcagcatTTTGGTCATGGGGCATGTTCTTGTAACAACTCCCCAATTTGTTCGCGCTGCAGCGGAAATCACGAGAACACTGATTGTACAAATGCCATGATCTTACTCTAAGCAATGTCCAGTGTTTGAGAAAGAATCTAGGattattaaaatcaaatattcaaacaacatttCTTTCTCTGAGGTCAAAAAATTAGTTGCCGAccagacacaaaacaacaatttaACAAAACCATATTCTGTCGCAGTTCCTTCTTCTATCCAAAAAGTGGATAGTGTGTGCCAGACAGCCATTAGCTGGGTCACCGATCAGCAAACACTCCTCTACTCGCTCAGTGCAGTAACTTCAACAACTGACACGCAGACTGATGCACCATCTACCCCCCAGTCTCAAACAGTTGATCGTAGACCAGAATCTGTGCCAGAACCCCATACTGGGAAAAAACTGAACCAAACAAAACTGTCTTTTCCAAagcagaaagaaaacaacataaaagaaaagaagcaaaagctCTTAAGCACCTTGACGTATCTTTGAACGATTGTGTCGAGGTTCGTAACAGCTTTGAACCTCTGGATATGGAAACCTCTCCATTACAGTGCAGAGGACCTTCCCCTCATTCACGATCTCCTGTTAAACCACCATGGCTTCCTCCACCTGTTTATTACAATGGAATGTTAGAGGACTCCGGAACAATTATAATGACCTCCAGCTATTAATCCAAGATTACAAACCATCAGCTTTTTGTTTACAGGAAACCTTCCTCAAAACAACTGATACATTAAATTTAAGACAGTACGACTCGTACCATTACTTTTCACCTGCAGGTGACAAAGCAACCAGAGCTGCTTCTGTTCTGGTACGACAGGGGGTAAATCACAGTCCAGTTTCTCTGAACACccctctccaagctgttgcagtacgtttgacactgaatattgttttcaccttGTGTTCTTTGTATATCCCACCGTCCTATTCTCTTCACCAGTCTGATCTTCAGgcactttatgaccaacttcccaaaccctgtgtaataatgggtgatttgaacggtcataacccactttggggcgGTAATGACACTAATGCAAAAGGAAAATTACTTGAAGATTTTTTCTCAAATAACAATTTATGCCTTTTTAATGATGGTACTAAAACCTATCTACACCCTGGAACTGGCTCGTATTCCTGCTTGGATCTATCAGTTGTTGATTccaatttactaaatgaatccctgcatataactgtgttttcaatcctctgtatgaggatttatacagtaagaaatctcttgttccacctcttggtttaagaataaaaccacttattgttgctgccggcattgatctGGCTACTATAGCTCATTCCcaccttctttcttctcctccttggcagttggttaggccccaagtggacctaacattgaccacatttaaaaaatcagacactaatgaactacaatataaacaagaatttaatcaattacaTACTAAATATAAGGCATATAAATCcttgtttacagatgggtccaaggacggtggcgcagttgcttgtgccactgttactgaatccagaacaatatcttctcaaGAAGAttgccagataacagctctatttttactgctgaagctaacgccatcttaatggctcttaagtatattaaaagacactataaacataaacagtatataatctattcagattctctttcttacCTTCAggctcttcaaaatatttggtgcaaacatccacttttaattgaaattattgaattgcataatgatcttgctactggccaatacgacatcgtctttggttggttacccagccatgtaggcattttcgggaacacaatggctgatcttgctgctaaggcagctctcaacaaatctgtgacaccacttcttattccatacactgattataaagcttccATTAGATcatatatccatgatctgatgcagaagacgtgggacacccaagtgggcattaaTAAATTGCATGCTATAAAACCttctattggttatacctatttgGATTGCCATTCAAGATTTGAAGAgttcatcatgcgacgatgtcgtattggccatacgagatatacacatgaatatttattgaaaggtgaagatcctccattttgtatcccttgtgatggaataatcacagtcaagcatgtcttgcttgactgtgtcgaatattccatcacaagggataagtatttcaaatcaccaactatgaaagatctttttagtaacataagttctcgtttaatttttgcatttttaaaagaattggatttgctaacggatttgtaaatagataaatattttataatcggaggtttaaattgataacaaagattgttagtggctctatcctcgaggggggttaaagtagtgtaaaattattgtcctcctgagagggtacgtaagtccacaaacattcacagtaaattcaaactctctgctattttaatcgtaatatatgtgtccttttaaatgcATGGCTAGacgtgcctaaattgctaacaactgaggggatggtgtaaatccagctaggaaccatgcaggtagctaaagtaatgtaagtccccatggcccctagagtggtgatctaccttcagttgttgtcagtctatagtccatttttatgttgtattgtcctctataattaaactgttttataacTCCTTACCAGTCTtagatggatatctgtgatatatactagtggttttactgttcttcgttaacagggttttagtttcttatattctttcattcgacaatgtcattcttacttgttcccgtcacgatatggctccaatattgccgatgtgacgataaaatttaactcactcacttcaacatCTGACATGTTCGAACAAAATCCGGACAACTGCACGACATGATTATGCATCAAATGAATCAAAATTTGAGAATATTAGTAATTCGTAATTGAGTGAAATCTGAAACCCGTGTTTACAATAAAACAAGCCCAGTGCGGTGTTGGCTTTGGCAGCtcatctaaatgtgaaatgattaGGTTGTATGATATGAAGCTGTCTTAAAAAGTGATCATTTGACCACTCCTTTACTTTGGCGTATGGCGTTGCGcgtttcaaaaacatatttgcatttcaaaatatgtacCAAATAATATCGTGAATGGAGAATTCGTAATGTGTAAAGAATGACAAGATATGTGACGTAACTTATTTTCAAAGCAAATGTCTATGTGTGCGCAATATATTATGAATTTTCAAAGTCTCtctggcatccagggggttaaccaCAGGAAATGTGATAACCTCGCTTGCTGTACATTGTGCatgtgcagtgcagtgcagttgTGACGGCGAATTAGGTTGGCTGCAGTGATAGAGACCACGTTTTTGTAAGTATGATTCTATCAATCTACGTTGATATATGTACCTGTTGAGTGACAAGGAATTCTAAACTTCTGAATTACATGAAAACTATGTACACGTAGATACATTCACAAAATGGAAACACAGTCTTTATTAGATGGACAACATAATCTAGGCCTAACATTTCCCTGCTTCTCGGAAACGTCTGAAAACGATGTGTACATCTATTTTCAATAGACAGGTTGGCGGTTTTATGCCTAACTGGCAGTTATTCAGATGTTACCTTTTCGCTTGTGACGTGTGGCATAGATAGACAGTTAAGGCTCAATTGGGAAATATTCTGACacaatatttgttgtgtttcagttgtaCAGTTAAACGTTTAAGTGGTCAACAATATTTGAATAGTACTTTCGTATTCGCTGCTTTTTCAGTATTGTGTTGTACTTCGTTACTGAATAAGGGCTATGTGAAAATCTGTTTATTCACTCTCAGGTAATTGATGATACCAGATTTCAGGAGGAAATGGGTGTATCCTGCCCCACACAAATGCATTAAAAGATTACTTGAAAGGTTCACCTGAAAAAACAGCAAAGAGACATATGGTCTTGGATTGGATTGGGGAATGAGGGAAATATTCTTATCGTGCATGGTGTGTCTGCTTTTGACATGACATATCTTTTCCTTAGTGAAAATGCAAATGGCTACGTTTCTTAGTTCCTTGCTGtgacagtaaaacaatgaccATTTTAACATATTTCAGGATTGATAGAGAGCAAGCAGTTACAAAGGTAATCTGTCATAAGAGGTCCCCCTCAACGATGTCCATTCGTCTATTCTCTTCAGCGATACGAATACACCTAaggttacacaaaatatctgtatttgcacctgtacgATACTGCAGAGGATTCGCGCCATATGGCAAACCAGGAAGCGGAAATTACGGAAGAACACTCGGAAAACAAACAGTTGGCTTTATCGAACCATTACGAGACAGGATTTTGAACAGGGTCAAATCCATTCCATTTAATGCCAAAGATTCAGTCTTTAGCATAGGTGACTATGGGGCAGCTGATGGGTCTGCTTCCATGCCTTTCATTGGGCAGTTGGTGGCAAATCTGAAAGATCATCATGGTCCAGAGGCTCAGTTCCAGGTCATCTATGAAGACACTGAAGTGAATGATTTCAATTCACTTTTCAAACGTGTTTCGGGAATAATTCCTGATCCTCAAGTGTACCTTTCGGACATGGACAACGTCTATGTTCTTGCTTCTGGAACAGACTTCTATAAACAGTGTGTACCTTCATATTCAATGCATTTTATTATGTGTATGATCTCTTTGCACTGGTTATCGGAGACTCCAGTGAAGTATAATAACTCACTTTACAAATACCCTGAAAGTAGTGCTGAGGAGAAGATTGCTTTAGATCGACAAGCTGAGATAGACTTGGAGACGTTCTTACTTTTGAGAAGCAGAGAAATGAAACAAGGCGGACTTCTTTTTATTTGTACTCTCTGTGAGATTAAAGATGTCAACACTGAACAAGTTCGTGCAGGCACGCTGTTGACCTTACTTACTGAGATATGGAACGAATATAGAGACTCCGGGGAAATCTCAACAGACGAattttttaatacaaatttTTCCTTTTGCTTTCATAATATGGATCAGCTAAGAAAGCCATTTGATGACACATTGTCAGCAGTTTCCAAATCAAGTCTCTGTCTCTCGTCAGCTGAAACTGTTATTATCCGTAACATAGTGTACACCACTTGGAAGGATAAGAAAGACAAGGAAGGGATTGATGATCGGGAGGAGTTTGCCAGACGGTACATAGCCACCCATAGGACTTGGGCTAGCAACACTTTTATGAATGGCCTCTCAGACAGTCGCTCACAGGAGGAAAAAGAGAAGATTGTTGATGGTTTCTTTGACAGAGTTGAAAAACGAATGTCAAAGATCAACCCCGAAGAAATAAGGATGATTTGCAATTCATATCTCTCGTGATCACAAAGAAGTAGTTATTTCACATCTTTATACACATAAAGTCTGATAACATACAGATACGCTCTTGCAAATGAGCTGTACTTCTTTCGTTACCTTCGTCCAATATCCGAAGCCAAGCATTGCACCTACCCCATTGAAGACCAGGACCTCTGGAGCACACCGACACGGACGAAGATGCCAACCACAGGACTACCAGTAAATAAACCAGGAATTTCCCAGTGTTTGATATACTCATAAGTGAGTGTCATTtgaatttattgaaatcacgCAAAGGAACTAGAATTTGTTGTGACGTCTTGATAAATTGAACGATTCTTTCCATAATATTACTCTTGATTTGAATCAGATTTTTATCACTTATAGAAATGGTGTGAAAGATGTTTAACTACTTCATTTCCAATACAGGTTTGTACACGGTGTTATGCATACTAAAAATAAACTATTTAAAAAGACACTTGTTGAGAATTCACGGGTGCCACACATTACAATAAACACTGGGCAAGGAAAAGCATTCTTACAATTAAGGACCTATATGATAATACCTGATTTTCTGTCCTTTGACAAGCTGAAGGAAATGTATGACATTAAAGGCACATACCTGTACTATTTGCATGTTTTATACTTATCACTTTATCACTTACAGAAATGGTGTGAAAAATGTTTAACTACTTCATTTTCAATACAGGTTTGTAAACGGTATTATGCATACTAAAATAAACTATTTAAAAAGACACTTGttgagaatttattttgtttgctgCTTTAGCAGTGAGCTGAATTAGgatatttgtcatgtttattggGAATGTAACACAACAAAGATTCTGGAATGAAGTTGAAGTCTTGATCAATGATCACACTGAGAATACAACTAATGCACCAAAATATCTTGTTTGGTTTGGAACATTATACACAGTTAAATTATTAATAAATTCTGTgccaaaaatatattcattcatgTGGTATTAACCAACAAACACCAAACcttcatgttcatgtttatggAAATCATTAAACATGATTATTATTAAACCATACTGTGccaaaaaatatattcactcaTGTGGTATTAACCAACAAACACCAAACCTTCATGTTTAGAGATGTTGAGAGAAAGTTCATTGCGACAAAACGTAAAAGTGGAGGTCTAAAATCCCAACTTAACAAGGAAATTTGACTTTATATTGAAAATTGTTAATTGTTGTGTACTCTAAATATGGGAATTGGTGTTTCAATGATGTAACTTTGGTAAGAATAAAATCATtatacgcacacgcacgcacacacacacacacacacacatatatatatatatatatatatatatatatatatatatatatatattgtgttaaTTCTCAAGTTAAAAGTttactgacgagcaaaagaaactACACAGGTTGTATTTCCTCCTGTgagataaaaataacaaaaccttttGATGAAGTGGAAAATGTATGTAGAAGTACACGCGTGTTTTATCAGCAACATGATATTGAAACAGTGAACAGCGATGTAGTCATGACCACTACAGACGTCCTGCAACGTCAAGACCATTCCACACAACGGTAGTCCTGTGTTCCAGCAGCACGAAGTCGCCTTGTCAGAAAGAATCGGCTCTTGCTGAAATCGCCATCCTATCCAAAATAATTACATCGCTTTTTTCTATAtggaattatttttttcttgtcaCAAACAGTCACAAATAAAGTCACAAATGGGTCGACGATATTTAACCCTACACAAAGTACCTGCATCAGTATCTGTAAGAAACTTCAGACGGTCTTCAAAAgcataggtgagtgagtgagttaacatttaacgtcacatcggcaatatttcagccataccgtgacgg encodes:
- the LOC137266095 gene encoding uncharacterized protein; amino-acid sequence: MSIRLFSSAIRIHLRLHKISVFAPVRYCRGFAPYGKPGSGNYGRTLGKQTVGFIEPLRDRILNRVKSIPFNAKDSVFSIGDYGAADGSASMPFIGQLVANLKDHHGPEAQFQVIYEDTEVNDFNSLFKRVSGIIPDPQVYLSDMDNVYVLASGTDFYKQCVPSYSMHFIMCMISLHWLSETPVKYNNSLYKYPESSAEEKIALDRQAEIDLETFLLLRSREMKQGGLLFICTLCEIKDVNTEQVRAGTLLTLLTEIWNEYRDSGEISTDEFFNTNFSFCFHNMDQLRKPFDDTLSAVSKSSLCLSSAETVIIRNIVYTTWKDKKDKEGIDDREEFARRYIATHRTWASNTFMNGLSDSRSQEEKEKIVDGFFDRVEKRMSKINPEEIRMICNSYLS